From Sphingomonas hengshuiensis, one genomic window encodes:
- a CDS encoding peptidoglycan-binding domain-containing protein, whose product MAIAASVGTGGANDLADVIVVQHLLNAWLTATGQEALPTAGTCGPRTIAAIKGFQSRVMGRTAPDGRIDPGGQTWAALTAAANPPAPLSGAAWWHANQARFPNSAALADLAPPFRDKAKAFVQAMRDAGASVTLSATLRNRTRAHLMHYCWRIAKGDVAPGAVPALPGCAIRWDHGDTARSKRGAQEMVDLFAIAYQPSLTSRHIEGRAVDMTIGWTGTITVRDATGAPRPLAAPRSGESNADLHRIGKSYGVFKLLSDPPHWSDDGH is encoded by the coding sequence ATGGCTATCGCGGCATCGGTCGGCACGGGCGGGGCGAACGATCTGGCGGACGTGATCGTCGTCCAGCATCTGCTCAACGCGTGGCTCACCGCGACCGGGCAGGAGGCGCTGCCCACCGCCGGCACCTGCGGCCCCAGGACGATCGCCGCGATCAAGGGATTTCAGTCGCGCGTGATGGGTCGCACCGCGCCCGACGGACGCATCGATCCCGGCGGCCAGACCTGGGCCGCGCTCACCGCCGCCGCCAACCCGCCCGCCCCGCTCAGCGGCGCCGCATGGTGGCACGCAAACCAGGCGCGCTTCCCGAACAGCGCGGCGCTGGCCGATCTCGCCCCGCCCTTTCGCGACAAGGCAAAGGCCTTTGTCCAGGCAATGCGCGACGCCGGCGCCAGCGTCACGCTCTCCGCCACGTTGCGCAACCGCACCCGCGCGCACCTGATGCATTATTGCTGGCGCATCGCGAAGGGCGATGTCGCGCCCGGTGCCGTCCCCGCCCTCCCCGGCTGCGCGATCCGCTGGGACCATGGCGACACCGCCCGCTCGAAACGGGGCGCGCAGGAGATGGTCGACCTGTTCGCCATCGCCTACCAGCCCTCGCTCACCTCGCGCCATATCGAGGGGCGCGCCGTCGACATGACGATCGGCTGGACCGGCACCATCACCGTCCGCGACGCCACCGGCGCCCCCCGCCCCCTCGCCGCCCCGCGATCGGGCGAGAGCAACGCCGATCTCCACCGCATCGGCAAAAGCTATGGGGTATTCAAGCTGCTCAGCGATCCGCCGCACTGGAGCGACGACGGGCATTGA